ATCATAGTGAGTGAGTCCACTCAGATTTCTTTTCTTTACTCCTCTGTATGGTGTCTTACGCCTTGTATGTTGTCTTGCTTCTTGGCTATTATGTTGGTCTTTGTTTATTGTCTGGCTCTTTGTTTGTTACTTTGCTCCTTGTCTACTGTTTTGCTCCTTGTCTGTCGTGTCTGCACCCCCTGGAAGCTAACACACGCCTCGCTTGAGCAAGATGTTAGCGTAGGGAGCAGTCTCGCTGAAAGTACAAATTACAAATTTTAGTCTACATCATTATTATTACGTTGTAGgcgggagcgctaaacccgtagaggtcgTACAGCGCCTtggaaaatgggaggtaatcaaggtcGATGCAAGGAAGACAAGatcaggtctaatttcttttatCAAGATCCTCTCGCCAGCATCAATGAACCTACCCTGAAGGACGTATGCAACACGGTGTAAGTTTCTCGGATTGTGCAGTGACCATAATATATCTAATTTACATAGGAATCAAGTGTATGCCTACCCAGTCTGTATGATAGCGTAGGCCTTCTTGGCCTTCTCGTAGAACTCGAAGCGTTCCACCATCTTGAGGGTGACGGCTGGAGGCTGGTGTTTGTTGCAGATCCTGGAGTACTCCTCCCAGATGCTCAACTTCATCCCCTTGGCCTTGTCTGCATCAGTCATGTCCATCAGCTGAACCTGAGTGGTCGTAGCATGTTAACTGTCTCAGAAGAATACAATATTATGGCTGAAATAATAACGTATCTGGAACAATACATTGGTTGGAACAAAAATACTCTAGTTGGAACAATACTGTAGCAACAAAAATCACGTCTTCCAGTTTTAATTTAAAAAAGTGttaattttaaataatataatttaaaaaatttaGACACTAATAAATATTTCTAAAGGAGATAAGGTCAAATATATACACATGACTACACTTTATTTTATATAATCACAATAATATCGTTAATTTTATTGCAAAAATATAGTTACATTCTGTTGAAATGTTATAATTTCTGAGAACTTTAGATACAGATTAATGACTAAATATTTTTtactaaaatatataaataaatatttacatGTAATATCCGCCTGATTAAACAACAGTCCGATGTATGCTATCAACAGCACCtattatatgcactgagaggtgtatatatttaTGCCGCTGGGTGAGTACCCAAGGGCATGAATGACTGTTTCActcactggtggtcaccaggGCCATGAGTGACCTCTCTCGCT
The DNA window shown above is from Cherax quadricarinatus isolate ZL_2023a chromosome 21, ASM3850222v1, whole genome shotgun sequence and carries:
- the LOC128689037 gene encoding fucose mutarotase — translated: MSLSPCTVLADINFPTHSICSSEGGPKEYRADGLSIPELLDAMLTFMPLDAYDDHPVQLMDMTDADKAKGMKLSIWEEYSRICNKHQPPAVTLKMVERFEFYEKAKKAYAIIQTGETAPYANILLKRGVC